In Flavobacterium lacustre, a genomic segment contains:
- a CDS encoding PAS domain-containing sensor histidine kinase has product MTKNSNHNIGDNYKFEHFFELSADLFCIAGFDGYLKRINPAVSKLLGYTNEELLSRPISDFIYHEDKTITAKHRDDLIKSNPLLNFENRYLTKSGEIVWLSWTSMPVENDQLVFAIAKNITHKKKQEEERNLLLTNLTKNNKDLKQLTYTNSHDLRSPVNNLLAIFNILDISKITDTETLELIDMLKSTSESLKQTLNNSIDTLTQKEIENSNIEVLDLNECLQTVLRSIGSLIVNSKAVINIDFFEVETIQFNKVYLESIFLNLITNSIKYAKPDSETIISIYSKKVNGINQLIVSDTGMGFDMEVVKDKIFGLHQKFHNHIDSKGIGLYLVYNHVTSLGGHITVESKINEGAKFTISFKD; this is encoded by the coding sequence ATGACAAAAAATTCCAATCATAACATAGGCGACAATTATAAATTCGAACATTTTTTTGAATTATCGGCAGATTTATTTTGTATCGCCGGATTTGATGGTTATTTAAAACGAATAAATCCTGCTGTGTCTAAGTTATTAGGGTATACCAATGAGGAATTGCTGTCAAGACCTATCAGTGATTTTATTTATCATGAAGACAAAACTATTACAGCGAAGCATCGTGATGACTTAATAAAAAGCAATCCTCTCTTAAATTTTGAAAATCGTTATTTGACAAAAAGCGGTGAAATTGTTTGGTTGTCCTGGACTTCTATGCCCGTAGAAAATGATCAATTAGTCTTTGCCATCGCCAAAAACATTACACATAAAAAGAAACAGGAAGAAGAACGCAATTTACTGCTGACCAATCTCACAAAAAACAATAAAGATTTAAAACAATTAACCTATACTAACTCCCACGATTTAAGATCTCCGGTAAATAATTTGCTCGCTATATTTAATATTTTAGACATTTCAAAAATCACTGATACCGAAACACTTGAGTTGATAGATATGCTAAAATCAACTAGCGAAAGTCTGAAGCAAACCCTGAATAATTCAATAGATACTTTAACACAAAAAGAAATTGAGAATTCAAATATTGAAGTTTTAGACCTAAATGAATGCTTACAAACCGTATTGCGTTCCATTGGCTCATTAATTGTAAACTCAAAAGCAGTAATTAATATTGATTTTTTCGAGGTAGAAACGATTCAATTTAATAAAGTATATCTGGAAAGTATTTTCTTAAATTTGATTACCAATTCTATAAAATACGCCAAACCCGATTCTGAAACAATAATTTCTATTTATTCTAAAAAAGTAAACGGAATTAACCAATTAATTGTTTCTGATACCGGAATGGGTTTTGACATGGAAGTTGTGAAAGATAAAATTTTCGGATTACATCAAAAGTTTCACAACCACATTGACAGCAAAGGAATTGGACTGTATTTAGTCTACAACCATGTCACGAGTTTAGGTGGCCATATTACCGTAGAAAGTAAAATAAACGAAGGAGCAAAATTTACAATTTCATTTAAGGATTAA
- the kdsA gene encoding 3-deoxy-8-phosphooctulonate synthase, with product MNIQQIPQIKHTESGNFFLLAGPCAIEGEEMALRIAEKLVGITDKLEIPFVFKGSFKKANRSRIDSFSGIGDEKALQILRKVSETFGVPTVTDIHTNEDAVMAAEYVDVLQIPAFLVRQTDLVVAAANTGKVVNLKKGQFMSPESMKHAVQKVLDCNNQNVMVTDRGTMFGYQDMIVDFRGIPTMQQYATTVLDVTHSLQQPNQTAGVTGGRPDMIETIAKAGIAVGVDGIFIETHFDPANAKSDGANMLHLDYFEALMTKLVAIRKTINQF from the coding sequence ATGAACATACAACAAATTCCACAGATCAAACATACAGAAAGCGGTAATTTCTTTCTACTTGCCGGACCATGCGCTATTGAAGGCGAAGAAATGGCATTGCGAATTGCAGAAAAATTAGTTGGCATTACCGATAAACTAGAAATTCCATTCGTTTTCAAAGGTTCTTTCAAAAAAGCAAATCGCTCCAGAATTGATAGTTTCTCCGGAATTGGTGATGAAAAAGCACTTCAAATTCTTAGAAAAGTATCTGAAACTTTTGGTGTTCCGACCGTTACTGATATTCATACCAATGAAGATGCTGTTATGGCTGCAGAATATGTTGATGTATTGCAAATTCCGGCTTTCTTAGTTCGCCAAACGGATTTAGTTGTGGCTGCGGCCAATACCGGAAAAGTGGTAAACTTGAAAAAAGGACAATTCATGAGTCCTGAAAGTATGAAACATGCTGTACAAAAAGTATTGGATTGTAACAACCAAAATGTAATGGTTACGGATCGTGGAACTATGTTTGGCTACCAAGATATGATTGTTGATTTTAGAGGAATTCCTACTATGCAACAATACGCGACAACGGTTCTTGATGTAACACATTCGTTACAACAACCGAATCAAACTGCCGGTGTAACTGGCGGAAGACCTGATATGATTGAAACTATTGCCAAAGCAGGAATAGCAGTAGGCGTTGACGGAATTTTTATTGAAACTCATTTTGATCCGGCTAATGCCAAAAGTGACGGAGCAAACATGTTACATTTAGATTATTTTGAAGCTTTAATGACAAAATTAGTTGCCATCAGAAAAACAATAAATCAATTTTAA
- a CDS encoding YceI family protein: MKNFKSIALALVVVLSTLSVTAQTKKVDAANSSINWVGKKVTGQHNGTVNLKSGTIVFKGKKLTGGTFVVDMTSLTATDLQGEWQGKLNGHLKADDFFGTEKFPTATLVFKKIATKGANLYAVTADLTIKGITKPVTFDLATTANTATTKFNVDRTKYDIKYNSKSFFESIGDKAIYDDFELEVALKF; this comes from the coding sequence ATGAAAAATTTCAAATCAATTGCATTAGCATTAGTAGTAGTTTTATCTACTTTATCAGTAACAGCTCAAACTAAAAAAGTAGATGCAGCAAACAGTTCAATCAACTGGGTTGGTAAAAAAGTTACCGGACAACACAACGGAACAGTAAATCTTAAATCAGGTACAATCGTTTTCAAAGGAAAAAAATTAACAGGTGGAACTTTTGTTGTAGACATGACTTCATTGACTGCTACTGATCTTCAAGGAGAATGGCAAGGAAAATTAAACGGACACTTGAAAGCAGATGACTTTTTTGGAACTGAAAAATTCCCAACTGCAACTTTAGTTTTCAAAAAAATAGCTACTAAAGGAGCTAATTTATATGCTGTAACTGCTGATTTAACAATTAAAGGTATTACTAAACCAGTTACTTTTGATTTAGCTACAACTGCTAATACTGCTACAACTAAATTCAATGTTGACAGAACTAAATACGATATTAAATACAATTCTAAATCATTTTTCGAAAGCATTGGAGACAAAGCAATTTATGATGATTTTGAATTAGAAGTTGCTTTGAAATTCTAA
- a CDS encoding NAD(P)H-dependent oxidoreductase produces MNTFLENQNWRYATKKFDATKKITTEDLNTLKEAIRLSSSSYGLQPYKVIIVENPELRAKIQPSAWGQSQIVEASHLIIFANETNVNDITIDSYLKNISETRNTPIEALNGFGDFMKSKISTLPEDVKNIWTAKQTYLALGNLLNAAAELKIDATPMEGFVPAEVNEILGLEKLGLNATLIATLGYRHDEDATQHYKKVRKSNEELFITL; encoded by the coding sequence ATGAATACTTTTTTAGAAAATCAAAATTGGAGATACGCAACAAAGAAATTTGATGCTACAAAAAAAATAACAACAGAGGATTTAAACACTTTGAAAGAAGCCATTCGTTTGAGTTCATCATCTTACGGATTACAACCTTACAAAGTTATCATCGTTGAAAATCCTGAATTAAGAGCTAAAATTCAACCTTCTGCATGGGGACAATCACAAATTGTTGAAGCTTCACACTTAATTATTTTTGCTAATGAAACTAATGTTAACGATATAACAATCGATAGTTATTTAAAAAACATCAGTGAAACCAGAAATACTCCAATTGAAGCTTTAAACGGTTTTGGTGATTTCATGAAATCTAAAATTTCAACTTTACCGGAAGACGTAAAAAATATTTGGACTGCAAAACAAACGTATTTAGCATTAGGAAATCTATTGAATGCTGCTGCTGAATTAAAAATTGATGCTACTCCAATGGAAGGTTTTGTTCCTGCCGAAGTAAACGAGATATTAGGTTTAGAAAAATTAGGTCTTAATGCCACATTAATTGCAACCCTAGGCTATAGACATGATGAGGACGCAACTCAGCACTACAAAAAAGTTAGAAAATCAAACGAAGAATTATTTATTACACTATAA
- a CDS encoding MarR family winged helix-turn-helix transcriptional regulator, which translates to MKIEDILKSTVPMDNSKKIILNVLYTQNVVAENFNEILKPYDISGEQYNVLRILRGQKGNPANMCMIQERMLAKTSNTTRLVDKLLLKELVTRKVCPENRRKIEVLITQKGLDVLKELDPKVTQHEESFSKNLNAEEINLLNQLLEKYRNQ; encoded by the coding sequence ATGAAAATTGAAGATATTTTAAAATCAACTGTACCAATGGATAATTCAAAAAAAATTATTCTGAATGTTTTGTATACACAAAATGTAGTTGCAGAAAATTTTAATGAAATATTGAAACCTTATGACATATCGGGCGAACAATATAATGTTTTACGAATTTTAAGGGGACAAAAAGGAAATCCTGCAAATATGTGTATGATACAAGAACGCATGTTGGCAAAAACAAGTAATACAACCCGATTGGTCGATAAATTATTATTAAAAGAATTAGTGACTCGGAAAGTTTGTCCTGAAAACAGACGAAAAATTGAAGTGTTGATTACACAAAAAGGATTAGATGTTTTGAAAGAATTAGATCCAAAAGTAACGCAACATGAAGAGTCTTTTTCAAAAAATTTGAATGCTGAGGAAATTAATTTGTTAAATCAATTGTTAGAAAAATACAGAAATCAATAA
- a CDS encoding YgaP family membrane protein, producing MKNRIVRGVAGSFILISLLLAIYVNQNWLWFTAFVGANLLQSAITKWCLMETILEKLGVKD from the coding sequence ATGAAAAATAGAATTGTAAGAGGCGTTGCCGGAAGTTTTATACTAATCAGTTTACTTTTGGCTATATATGTAAATCAAAATTGGTTGTGGTTTACAGCTTTTGTAGGTGCTAATTTGCTGCAATCTGCTATTACTAAATGGTGTTTGATGGAAACTATTTTAGAAAAATTAGGAGTAAAAGATTAA